Genomic segment of Ostrinia nubilalis chromosome 22, ilOstNubi1.1, whole genome shotgun sequence:
TTCTACTTTATCTAAAAATTTTGTTCTTCATTttgtttactttgaaattttCTTGAAATTTGTGCCGAATGTTATTTTTCGAGATTAAAATTGTCATTTCCAAATTCAGACTTATTATTGCCTAAAATGTTGTGCTACTGTATTTTCATAATACTGTGTCAACATTTTACTAAGTTCTTGGGAGTTTTTGCCGTGTTTGTCTGCTATGGTTTTCAAAAGGTTCAATTTGAACATCAAATTGACTCCATTTTgcaattttagttttaatttcgaagttaaattttgaattttgtttttagcTGCCAAAAAAGTAAGAGTGGAGTTTTGAAactcaaaatattgatgtgacgTCATTAAAATTCCTAACCGCCTAACACCGATGACAAGGAGTATGTGAGACTCATTTTTCGTGAGCTGGATCTTACTCCCCATGACCACCTTAGCAATAGGCCACTGTGGACCTGGCCAACGCGtcccaccgcctgcgcactgggcagtcACTGCTAAAAGCATTGTGCTGGACGTGCTCCGCTTTGGCCCGCTGGCAGTTCCGGCACGACGGTGCCCcgccagcgagcttctcggcgcagtcggtgctGACGTGTGCCCCCCCACAGTGGCTGCAGACATCCACGGACTCCGTGCAGAATCTCTTGCTGTGGCCGTAGCCCAGACACCTGGTGCACTGCACGAGAGGTGACTGGTCGGCCACTCTGATGTTCTGCAGGTCGATGTGCACGGTTCCCGCTTCAGTCGCTCGCTGCCAGATGGTCGGGGAAACGCTCATCACTATATGTTGTGTATGCGGGTTCCTGGCTTTCTTTTTGTAACGGATCTGGATCCGGTCCTCCCCCTCGCGGAGGTCACGAAAGACACTCCCGTTCTGCTTCCTCAGTGCCTTCAGGACGTCCTCATCACTATTTAGCAATAAGACGTCCTTCAGCACCAGGAGCGGGTCTTTGtttttcatgtcctccgcgaTGAGAAGGCCACCCGTACCCTCGATCCTCTCCTTCACTTTTCTCCTCTCCTCTTCACTTCCACATCCCATAATAATTTTAGCGTGTTTCGCTTTCCGTATGCGTTCAACACGCACCCAGCCCTCCTTGGCGTTGACGGCTTCCCTGACCTCCCGCAGCACCTCCTCCCCAGTCTCCGTCTCATCCTTCGATGAGACGACGACGGAGTGGAGGGCCGACCTGACCTGTTGACGCTGCTGGTTGGGCACGGAAGCCGCCACGCTGGCGTAGGTCGTCTTCTCCAAGGAACTCCGCTGTTTTTCCATCTCCTCCTTCAGATTGTCCATTTTCATGCTATTTTCCAGCAAAAGTCTCCGGTTTTCCCGGATTTCTGCCACTATCCCATCCTCGTCGAGTCTCCTTTCCTCTCCCCTATCCTTTTCCTTCTCTATCTCGGGTTCAGGCTCAACCATGCTCTTGCTGGGAGCCTTCCCCTTCCGATCAATCTCAGACTCCTTGACGAGTTGGTACAGCCGATCCAGAGCCTTAATTACGGTGGTCTTAATGTCGCCCCTCAGATTACGTGCGGTATTAAGGCTCATCTTCGCCTTCTGAAGGGAGGCTCTGGCATCGGCTGTCCGATCCTTAGTGGCAGTGGGAACTTTGGGTGAGCTCGCCGAAGCTGCCTCCACTGAAGCCCGGCGCACTGGCGCGGGTTTCTTGGGGGCTTTCGGAAGTTCGGCCTGCGGCGGTGTCGAGTCAGAAGCGGAggaaagcccagctttcccCGCCTCCCACTCCCCGACGCTGCGTCTCACTTTCCCCGGTCTTCTGATAGGCGGGGAATCCGGAGACTTTTGCTGGTTTGCGTCACTGACCCTTTTTGCTGGAGTTCTAAACCCAAACATATTATGGTCAGAGGTACGTGTcagttacaaaaaaatatgaaataaaataatttaggtcTATATGACCGCGTGGAGTAAAACAcaagttaaaataaaagtttgtaaaagttgtatataaaataataaatatttgttaaaatgtgcttttttgtttcaggttcCCGAGCACAGTATGCAGCCGTCGCAGCACCCGGTAAGTTACTAAGTTGTCTTCCTATTTTATACTATACGTTGATTTACTTTTCAGATACCGGGAGCTACAACTTCGCAGTCAGGAGCGGTCACAATTATCTAGtgtttaaaaatgtataaaattaaattatttgtcaAAAAGACCTAAATATACTTACAAACTAAACTCAAATAGCGTCAAAATGTTTCTAAGTGTCGACCCTACCCAAAACAACCGAAAaccgaaataataatttttggcccaaactaaaaagttaacctagtaaaagagaaaagggtgggtgggcgggctgttttttaaagtttttgacctccgatcgcaacaaatgaggtgtctatggatagggctcgccgagacgaatccaaaaagctgaaaaacgccgggggtggccctagaaaattttgaaaatgacgcccaaaaaccgtctcagatcccaaaagaaacactaaagaccaccaaaaaagcggaatttagtatgaaacgatgtcaatcgaacgtcacgggagtgctaaaccgaaaagggtgaacctatttataagaaaaaattttgaaaaaccgaccaaaaattaccaagttataaatttttgtatgaaaaaattctaagtcaatattaaaaatctaaaaaattgaataaaatcgccaggaagggtgctaggggtctcaaaatgttacgggggtgtaggcaaaaatatggcgctcaaaatgatgtatataacctataggtaggctattattttctagaaatttgagttcaccagacgcaggttagcggaccatccctatattgttgacattccaccagctcgcactaagcgtttcgatgactcttttataatgcgaacggctagggactggaatttgttgcctgctgctgtctttcccgaagactataatccgggtcttttcaaggcgagagtgaataggcacttgcagggcagatatgtaccatcctagactgcatcccacttaacatcaggtgcgattgtggtcaaataccagccatgttatgcataaaaaaaaggttCAACGCCCgttcacaaacatcactatgaggtctcacagtgcgcgtggacgcacagggtgactctcgaaccaatcacagagctctattcaacgctgtgcgctcgatttgctgcttcacttaagcaagcatcggtTATACGGGCGTAAGACCTCGCAGatacagacttttagtcggccgatataGTTGGATGGGCCCGATTTTAtttgtccatactgattaacagcccgacaaGACTGGATCAAAAACATGGTGGTTTTAGGCCCGAAACTGCGTTAAGCAGGTACTACTATTATTAATCTGTGGTTAAGCGGACGACCGCGCGGTTTCATACAAAGTGCTCCGTCGCGGGCACCCGCGCGGGGGACTTTCGTATGAAACCGCGCGGTCGTCCGCTTAAGGTGATGCCTTGCAAATATTGGGCGTTTTAAAGAAGCGCAGAATTAGTTTTAATCGTACTTTTCTTATTACTTATgttcttattttgaaatatgtcATAGTTGACTAATAAATCTAGTGTCTGGTCGAAGCCGAAACATGAATGGAAACAATTTTctcgatagaaaaaaaatccaaagaTGACCCTTCTATTACTCGGTTTTTCGTTTTATAAGCAGATAGTTTAATATTTCAATACCAAATTTTGTATATTGGTAAGGTAATAACATATTCTAAGTACTGGTCgagttattttctttaaatagtgtttggtttttcaataaatacatgATTTCCGATTTTTGTCGCTTACGTTATTTTATTCCGCGCCGCGCGCGCTATTGCTGTCCCTTTCCTCGCACTGAGAAATCATATTTCTATCCCTCTGTGTGCGAGGCATTCAGTCGGCCGAAAACTTTTACGAGGTAGCGCCTTAACGCAGTTTCGGGCCTTAGTGGTAAAAAAAAGCTCTTAGAAAttgtgcacgacggacggcctcCGAATCGTACCGTAAAATAgttgtaaataattgtttcgtttttgtttcatagttgtttcatttttatttcgttttataaagtttgtatagtttaaatgtcgataacttcgtaatacagtccactttctctttgTTGGTTCGCAATTAGTTCTCAGTTAATGTGTAAAGTCtctaattaattactaattaatagacgtatgtgatattggagatgtataaatcatagtttattttagaaaaccatagaaatgtataatttgatagccctttgttttatgtatatcgaTTAAACCTGTAATTTCGCATAGTTATGTATGTCGAGTCGTATTTATAGTATGTATattagatagataattatgtgtagatctttatagttatttacttttaattggtgataatcttaattagccataaaggcaattaatgtaaaatagtgtggccaaatgagccctaatttttgtacaaatgctttattagtaattaaccctgtacctgtgtacctttatttacctatcgaatagtaagaagtaatttgtctgaaaataaataacatagattccaaagaatagtggaagagctaattagaatccgataagaattaggtcaaggtcatagttaaaaaataggtcaccgaatagataaaaaacaggctctctatacggtattgccgcccagggggggtctaaattagaaagagagggcaatagatttgctgtttcattagagcgagaggcaacgaggttttctcactctaatgaaagtaaataaatatcggggtgccatccggacccagtcagttccgcgttttctcctcaacaagctacaacaccaagctctcgccactgctccgaggaaccggtcacagtctcaaccacaaccgagttattatttctgcgctccccgcccccttcgtctcgctctcccgctcgcgctgcaccccgcatcgcgccgtgtcggcgtacggtatcaagggtccgcacagggttgcaattgcaaccccataccgtccggcacattGGTCCATTCGGAGCCGGATTGGACACTTCGGCAGCAAAAGCGAGTGGGAAATTTCATCGGCTTCATAACCGGAAGCAAGGGGAGCGTAGTAAAATGCCGGTGACTCGGAGTAGAGGCAGACCCGCGGAGCCGATCGAGGCACAGGAGCGCCCTGAGGAGAGCGCTCCCGCGACCGCGTCACAGTCAGTGGCGGCCCCGAGGCCGTCAGCGCCGGAACCGGTGCGGCATATCGAGCCGCCCGGCTCCCCGTCGGAGGCGCCACCACCACCGCCACCACCGTCGTCGCAACAGCAGCACGACGACGCAGCAAGAGCGTCGTCGACGAAATCAGACCGTGCGCGAAGGATCGCGCGCGCCAAACAGAAGATAGCCAGACTCAAACTGCGTGCCACAtgcaccgccgcccggcgtgtCACACACACGCACCACCGCCGCCACCCGGCGCGCCACACGCGCTGCCGACCGGCGTATCGATCGCACAGCAGCTCGCCGCGCCGCTATCGGGCGTGGCGCCGCCGCACAGCGTACAGTTGAAGCAATCGTCGTCATCGAAGCCGCCGCCAGCAGCAACGGGGTATCATCGGTCCGAGGGACAATTCGACCTTAACGAGCTGGCGGCCGCCATCGCGCAGGCCGCGCGCCCACATGGGGCCACGCCGCGATTCATCGGAGAACTGATGCCCTTCGGGGGCTCGCATCTCGACTGGCTCGCCTTCAGAGCGGGCTATCAAGAAACAGAGAGATACttcacagaaatcgagaatACAGCCCGCCTGCGACGGGCTTTGAAAGGAAAAGCCAAGGAAGCGGTTAGCAGTTTACTCATAGTAAACACTAGCCCGGCGGAAATAATCGGCGAACTCGAGACAAGATTCGGCAGACCGGAGACGATTGCGCTCGCCGAGCTCGAACGACTTCGCAACGTACAGAAGCCTACAGATGCGCCACGGGACATAATACAGTTCGCGAGTCGAATAAAAAACAGCGTCGCTACACTCCGCGCACTCCAGCAGCCGCAGTACATGTACAATCCGGAAGTGGTCAAGCAAGTGACAGAGAAGCTGACGCCGTCGCTGCGGTACCGGTGGTTCGACTTCAGCCGGGACCAGCCGCCAGAGGAGCCGGACCTCGTGCGCCTTCACCGCTTCGTGACCAGGGAGGCGGAGGCGTGCGGGAAGTACGCAGACCCCGAGCTCGTCGGCGGCGCCGaggagcagcagcagcgcgcggCGCCACGCAACCGGCCGCAGCGCGCCTACAACAGTCGGAGTGACAGCGAAAAGTGCGACAACAGAAGCGAAAAGTGTCCAGTGTGCAGTTTACCGAACCATAGCGCCGACAAGTGTAGAAAATTTGTGCGTGCGAACAACAGTGAACGATGGAGCATAGCGAAAGCGGATCGACTATGTTTCCGTTGCCTGAACCCCAGGAGAGGGGGGCATAAGTGTGAAGACCGTCAGTGTGGAGAGGACGGCTGTGAGAGGACCCACCACCCATTACTGCACTTCAAGAAACCCGAAGTGCCAGCCAACCGGAGTGAAACAGTGACAGCAGCAAACTCATCTGGAAAGTTAACCGTAAGTTTCCTCAAAATTCTACCAGTGACAGTGGTGGGCCCCAAGGCCAATATAGACACATTCGCACTATTAGACGACGGCTCTACAGTCACACTCGTAGACGAAGACCTGGCTAAGCGCGCGGGCGCTACAGGACCCATAGACCCATTGAGCATAGAAGCTATAGCGGGGGCCCGCGTCACGCGTACCGACTCGCGACGAGTGAAACTTGTGCTACGAGGACAGGATGAAGAGCACTCCCTGCGAGGCCGCACTATCAAGAACTTACGACTGGCGGCCCAGCACATTGACCGAGACTTGTCAAAATATCAACACCTTCAAGATATCGAAACGCGAGTGCGGTATGCGGAGGCGCGGCCCACTATCCTGATCGGGCAGGACAATTGGGAACTCCTACTGGCCAACGAGGTACGACGTGGCGCCGCAACAGAACCGGTGGCGTCCCGCACACCCCTGGGGTGGGTGCTCCACGGCTCAAGCAGCCGGAGCCTGGGGCACACAGTCCACCACGTATACAGGCTCAATGAAGAGAGCGACAATAGAATAGAAGAAATGATCAAGAAGCATTTCGCAATCGAATCGTTGGGCGTGACGCCCAAGAAAACGCGCGCCGACCCCGAAGAGCGGGCGCTTCGCATCCTGGAGAGTGAAACCATCAAGCTGCCGACAGCGGGCTACGAAACGGGCCTACTTTGGGCCACCGACCACCCCGAGCTGCCCAACAATTACGACCAGGCCTTGACGCGCCTACACAGCACAGAGCGCAAGCTGGACAAGCAGCCGGAGCTCGGGGCGGCGTACGAGCGGCAGATGACACAGCTGATAGAAAAAGGATACGCAGAGGAAGCCGCCACCGCACCATCGACCACCGGGCGCATCTGGTACCTGCCTCACTTCCCGGTGCTCCATCCAGCCAAGCCCGGGAAGGTGAGGCCAGTCTTCGACGCCGCCGCTCGCACGAAGGGTACGTGCCTGAACGACCACCTGCTGTCGGGTCCGGACCTCCTGCAGTCGCTGCCGGGGGTGCTGATGCGCTTTCGCCAGCACGCCGTCGCCGTCGCCGCGGACATACAAGAGATGTTCCTGCGAATACAAGTTCACGAGAAAGATAGAGATGCGCTGCGCTTCTTGTGGCGCTCACACCGGCGGGAGGGACCGCCCACAGAGTACCGGATGAAGTCGGTCATCTTCGGAGCAGCTTGCTCACCGTGCACGGCGTTGTTTGTCAAGAATCACAACGCCGAGCGTCATCGGGCCGACCATCCGGACGCAGCCGAAGCCATCGTGCGTCATCACTACATGGATGATTATCTCCAGAGTTTTGAAACAGTTGAAGAAGCAGTTAGAGTGAGCACCGACGTGCGCACAGTGCACGCGGATGCCAATTTTCATTTGGCCAAGTGGGCCTCGAATCGCTCCGAAGTACTAGAAGTCCATCGGGCGGAAGCTGCCGCCACTCGGGACGTCACACTTGAAGACATCGAAGAGAAGGTCCTGGGCCTCACCTGGAGGCCGACCTGCGACACCTTGGGATTTAATCTGAACTTCGCCCGGGTGCCTGACGGGTAacaagctctcgccactgctccgaggaaccggtcacagtctcaaccacaaccgagttattatttctgcgctccccgcccccttcgtctcgctctcccgctcgcgctgcaccccgcatcgcgccgtgtcggcgtacggtatcaagggtccgcacagggttgcaaccccataccgtccggcacagAAATCCATGCCGATAAATAACggtaactaatttaaaaaagatACGTGATACAAGTATCTACTACAAGTAGTAAATACGTATCCCATATAAAAACTTTTTCGTGTAAAATGTTGCCAAGGCAAGACATATATGACTCACACTGTCAAAAActcaaaaaaatattagatctcatgtagagccaagcttagCCAAGCCAAGCACATAAGTCAAAATTATGTGGCTTGGCCGTTTATTTACTGTAGTAAAAGAACTAACCATTGCATGATATATCAAACTTACTTGGTTagagcttagattaataaataatttaaggaTTCAaggaagatttaaaaaaaaaaaattttttttggccGATATATTTTTGCTATGAAACAGGCTTACCTCCtgtgtttaattaaaaaaatccccGCCCCGACTCCAAGCGACTAATTAGTAAGGTACACACGTTCAGTTAACCGCTAGAATGGGGGTAggtattattcatttattttactttacaatATTAGCGAACCTCGACGTAAAACAATGGAATCAACCCCGaatataaatatcaataaaatatcaTCAAAGAAAGTAGGTGAATAATATGATCATAAAGATTATGTCCACTGCGAAAACATTATTCTCGTTTCTGCAGTCGGTTATAATAAAAGACTAGTAATTATTCTAccctagcttttgcccgcggtctcacccgcgtgaaatttagtttgtcacagatcgtcataaattatagcctatatgttattctgggttataaacaataatactgtaaagtttcatcaaaatccgttcagtaggttttgcgtgaaagagtaacaaacatccagacatccaaactttcgcatttataataggtattgtAGGATAGCTAAATCGAAAGATTGATACTTAAACACTGTTAAAGTTTATAGCAAGTGAAGAGGTTCTGGAGAAAAGCAAcaggttataaaataaattttcatatcAGATACGATATCAAAAGACCGCAGAAAATCCTAGCGTTATtatcttattattataatacccCACAAAGGTAGAGTTCGGATCTACAAAGGTCGCAACGCAACTTACTGTATCCAACTCTAGGTTCACGAAGCGATAGGGCTTCCAAGTTTTAGGGATTTAAAAACTTGTAACTATAACAttacatataaaaaattaagGCCAAAGATTGCAAGTAAAAAAAACTTCTGTGGAAATCATcatttaataatgtttttgtcAATGTAACACTTCTGTcgcaatgaaaacaaaattatgaaTGTGAAACTAGTGCGGGATTTtccagaaaaatatttttatgtaaatctcTCTTTATAGCCAGTCCATGAATGCTCGATTTGCAAAAAAAGTAGGATCTTTCTCAGCTCTTTGGAAGCCCTATTCGCGAAGACTACTTCTCAGCAGTCGATCGCAAATTGGACGATAGTTACAATGCCACCGAGCATGGAGATTTTTGAGTCAGTTTATACCTACAATACGCAATATTCGTACTTAAAGGGgatgcattttatttattttcagtgcCGGAAACTTAAAACGTAGCTGTGGGCAGGCTTCAAGTGCTGAAACGAAGGAAAGAACATAAAGAGGAAAGAAAAACTGAAAATACTTGCTGAAGGCCGTAGTTCTTTACAACAACTACTTTATGCTTCCATTTACAAACCAAGACCCAAGACTTACAGTAAGTCTGCACTGCACGTAACCATCATAACTTTTTTCATAAAGCGCATATTATGGGAGTAACCTGGTAAGTTATACATAAAACTTAACCGGCTTCTGTGTTAAGTTGAAAACTTTAACAGAATGTGTTCTACTTTGTTTTTTCTTTGAACTTGAACTAAAAACTTTTCTTGATTATGCTTCGTGGGTACCAGGCTGGCATAAACTTGGAGGGGTCAATGGTGAATGGCCCATGTCAAACAGGCTGGACAGAAAGTTAAAACGGCGAAGAGCGTCGACCTTGCTTTGTCGTAAACATGACGCGTCGTCGTGTGAGATCTACAGACAGTGCGTACCGACTACCGACATGTTTTTGTTGTAGGTGTCTACTAAACACCTACTGCTTACTGATAAccatttataaaaagaaaaggtTTTGAACCCTTCATGAATCTGAAtctaatgaaaatgaaatctCCGAAAACGAGTGAAAGGTAAGCTAGcctacatattaaaataaaattctacTTGTTTTTGAGACACCTAACGCCATCTATTGTTGAATAATGTCGATTCCTGGTGCTGTAAATAGCATTTGTAAAATTTTTCAGAACGCCATCTATCGAAATTTATAGTAATATTGATTGGTTGaagtaccaacagatggcgctaagtaacagttctggcGTAGGAAATAAACGTTTAAAAAATTCCTCCGAACAGTAACTAAAAACTGACATAatttaacattaatattttaacccatttagccctaccgtaccctatgtggtacggtatctttttgaaaatatttcgaagtaccaaactgttgttaatttgtaaaaatgattgtgacagtaagcttaaagtgattattttatataaaaatatttaaaaatatgttttaacaagtggtttcggaaatatttatgaaattactggacagaaaaccaaaaaaatatttacaatgtatttaagaaggtatattttcttattatttatggtaaattatgttatttatcaattttatttaaaaatagagtacaatagatatcatgactataaaaaaaatattattgagattatttttatacagtttattccagtctaaaacaggtgtaccgtataaggtacagtaggtctatacaTGAGTAAATCatgcgaaaaaatattttttaat
This window contains:
- the LOC135083031 gene encoding uncharacterized protein LOC135083031 codes for the protein MVRGSRAQYAAVAAPERSRDRVTVSGGPEAVSAGTGAAYRAARLPVGGATTTATTVVATAARRRSKSVVDEIRPCAKDRARQTEDSQTQTACHMHRRPACHTHAPPPPPGAPHALPTGVSIAQQLAAPLSGVAPPHSVQLKQSSSSKPPPAATGYHRSEGQFDLNELAAAIAQAARPHGATPRFIGELMPFGGSHLDWLAFRAGYQETERYFTEIENTARLRRALKGKAKEAVSSLLIVNTSPAEIIGELETRFGRPETIALAELERLRNVQKPTDAPRDIIQFASRIKNSVATLRALQQPQYMYNPEVVKQVTEKLTPSLRYRWFDFSRDQPPEEPDLVRLHRFVTREAEACGKYADPELVGGAEEQQQRAAPRNRPQRAYNSRSDSEKCDNRSEKCPVCSLPNHSADKCRKFVRANNSERWSIAKADRLCFRCLNPRRGGHKCEDRQCGEDGCERTHHPLLHFKKPEVPANRSETVTAANSSGKLTVSFLKILPVTVVGPKANIDTFALLDDGSTVTLVDEDLAKRAGATGPIDPLSIEAIAGARVTRTDSRRVKLVLRGQDEEHSLRGRTIKNLRLAAQHIDRDLSKYQHLQDIETRVRYAEARPTILIGQDNWELLLANEVRRGAATEPVASRTPLGWVLHGSSSRSLGHTVHHVYRLNEESDNRIEEMIKKHFAIESLGVTPKKTRADPEERALRILESETIKLPTAGYETGLLWATDHPELPNNYDQALTRLHSTERKLDKQPELGAAYERQMTQLIEKGYAEEAATAPSTTGRIWYLPHFPVLHPAKPGKVRPVFDAAARTKGTCLNDHLLSGPDLLQSLPGVLMRFRQHAVAVAADIQEMFLRIQVHEKDRDALRFLWRSHRREGPPTEYRMKSVIFGAACSPCTALFVKNHNAERHRADHPDAAEAIVRHHYMDDYLQSFETVEEAVRVSTDVRTVHADANFHLAKWASNRSEVLEVHRAEAAATRDVTLEDIEEKVLGLTWRPTCDTLGFNLNFARVPDG